TTGTTTGAGCGGGAAAAATATCTAAGTCAAAACGGTAATCTTTTAACATACATTGACTTGGCTAGGGAAGCTTTAGCCGAGAGAAGTATTCGGGTTTTGCAAGGCGATAGAGTGGGAGATGTACAACATGTTGAGTCTTTAAGAAGGCCGGATGGTTACAGTAGCGCTAGACTTGCTTTAAGTGCATCAAAGGCTTTAAATATTTTAGTTTATTGTGATGGCAAGGATAGATTTTTAAAAACCTTAGATGGGCGAAATGTGGGTGTTCAAAATGGTAATTTTGTAATTCTAGATTCCTTTCATAGCAAGAGCTATGGCGATGCCCCAAACGAATATACTACTATTGAAATTTATAAGGAAAGTATTTTAAATCCCAATTTTAATAAATTTGCATTAGATCAAACTGGTTCTTTTGTTTACATTAGTGAGTTAGATAAAAAGGTGTATCTTGATGATGTTTCAAATTTATCTAGGATGGAGCTTTTGTTTTTGTTTTATGAGCTGTTCCCTATTTCAAAATTAAAGAGTGTAGGGGATTGGTATGATTTTGGGTTTTCATCTATTCTTAAAGAGCTTAAAAAAGCTTATAATTTGGAAATAAATTCAAGGAGAATTAAATGAAGTATCGAGATGTCAGTAAAATGTTTAAGTTTATCGTTTTAATTTTAGTATTTCTTCTTTTGTCTTGTGCTCCTACTAAGTTAAGAACGGACAAAAATTTAGTAAGTGGTCAACTTGAGAATGGATTTAGGTATTATGTTTATGCTAATAAAACGCCGGAGAAGGCTGTTTATATGGGAATTTTATTTAATGTTGGCTCTTTGCATGAAGAAGAACATGAGAGAGGTTTGGCTCATTATCTTGAGCATATGGCTTTTAAGGGAACAGAAGATTATCCGGGTGGCGAGGGTATTTTGAAGGTTCTTAAAAAGTTTGGGATGGCATTTGGAGCGGATATTAATGCATATACTACCTTTGATAAGACTTATTATAGCCTTGATTTGCCCGATGGTAATAATGAAGAAGAAGTTGATGAGGCTTTAAATGTGTTGAAAAACTGGGCATCACAGATGGAATTGGATGAAGTAGAAATAGAGAAAGAGCGTAATATTATTATTGAAGAGAAGAAACGTGGAGAGCGTTATCCCAACAGAATTATTGAAAAAATATTTAAATTCATTCTTGGTGGTAGCAAATATGTGGACAGGTTTCCTATTGGACTTGAGGATAGAATTTTATCTTTTAAGTCGGGGGATTTTAAGGAATTTTATAAAAAATGGTACAGACCGGAACTTACTAGTGTTATTATCGTGGGAGACATTGAGCCTAATAGAATTGAGAAAAAAATAAAAGAAAAATTTTCGTCTTTTAAAAAACCTGAGGGTGAAATAGGAAAGATTAAGATAAATCTGGATACGGTAATGAATGAAAAATTTGCTAGCATAGAAGATTTTGAAAAACCGTTCCCTGGCATGGCTTTTATTAAAAAAGATAACTACGACATATCGCCTACGTCTAGTTACATTAAAAAAAAGGTTGAACAAGCCTTGTTGAATAATCTTTTTGCAAACAGGTTTGCCGAGTTGAAGACTTCTGGAATTAATTATTTTATGTCTTTTGATAAACAGGCTTCTCCATTAAGGTCGGACGATAAGTATATTCTAATTGATCAAATTTCTGTTGATTTAAATCCAGAATATTTAAAAGAAGGTATTGAAGAGTTTTTTTATCAGTTTGAGAGGATAAAGAAATTTGGATTTACGCAGGGGGAAGTGGATAAGGTGAAATCTCAACTTGTGAGTTCTTATAAGCTTAATAAAGATAACATAGAGAAGAGAAATTCATCTACTATTGTGGATGTTTTAGTAGAAGTTGCATCAGGAGGTACTGATCTGCTTGATATGCATGAGTATTATGATATTGCTGTTGATCATCTAGATAAGATTAGTCTATCTACAATAACGGGTTTTGCTAAGAATGAAGCTTATGTAAGTGATAGTGCTATCATTTATTCTTATTCCAATAAATCTCATCTTGGTTTGACTCTTGAAGAAATCCAGGGAATTCAAAAGCTTGCATTAGGAAGAGAGATTGCTCCTTATGAAGATGTATCAATTCAGGGAAAATTTTTGAAGGAGGATTTGGAGAGTAGAGATATTATTGATGAGAAAGAATTTTTTGGAGGAGTTTCATCCTTTACTCTTGATAATGGGGTTGAAGTTTACTTTAAACACAATGAGCATAAGAAGAATGTAGTTGCTCTTCAAGCAAGTTCTTGGGGTGGTTTGTCAAATGAGGATTCTGACCTTATACCTGTTTTGGATTTAGCACCGAGTTTAGTTGCAAATTCAGGGTATGGGGATTATTCTCAACTTCAAGTTGAAAAGTATTTAGCAGATAAGGTTGTAAGTTTAAGTCCAGCAATTAATTTTCAAAAGACAAGCATTAGTGGTAGTTCTGAGGTTAAAAACCTTAAAACTCTTTTTGAGCTTATATATTTTACATTTCAAGAACCAAAGATAGATGATATTGTTTTACAAAATACTATTAACGATATAAGGGCCGTCATTAAAAGCAATGAGAATAATTCTAAGTATCTGTTTAGACGAGCTGTTAGGGGGTTTTATAGTAATGATGATTATCGCCATAGAGATATTAGGGAATCTGATTTGAATAACATGACAAAAGAGATCCTTTTGAATTTTTATAAAAAGAGATTTACTTACGCAAATAACTTTAAATTTGTGTTTGTGGGGGATGTGGATTTAGATACGATTAAGACTCTTTCAAGGAAGTATTTAGGTAATCTTAACTCTAAAAAAATGGATGAGTTTAAAGATTTAGACTATTCTTACAAGAAGGATTCGGACAGAATAGTTATAAAAAAAGGTGAGGATTCAAGTAGTGTCGTGCATGTTTTCTATCCCTTTGAATTTAACTATACACCTGGGAATGTGTTAAACTACGAGGCGTTAACTTCGCTTCTAACAGATGGTCTTATTAAGCATATCAGAAGGGATATGTCTAGTGTTTATTCAATAAATGCATATTTTGACTATTCTATTAGAAAATATAAACATTCGGATGGTTTTGTGGTTGTAAATTTTACAGTAGAGCCTAGGGTACTTGATGATGTTTTAAAATCTGTTAATGAGTATATGTTAGAGAGACAAAAGACAGATTACACGGAAGAAGATTTTGATTATGTTAAAAAAAATATTATCAAAGAAGAAGAAATCAAATTTCAATCTAATTTGCATTGGTGTTCGTCTATATTAGATTTGGTTCTCCGGACAGGGACATTTGAAGATACTATGAGTGCTACATTTATTGAAAATAATTTAAATAGAGATACCATAAATTCATTGTTGAAGAAAATTAATTTTGAGCAGAAGACAGAAATTGTTTTGGTACCAGAGAAAGAATAATCAATTTGGATTTTGGTTAAAAGGCATTTTGTTATCTTTGCTTGTCACGTCTTTGAAAAGGATTAGTAGCTCTCCAGCTATTAGTCCTTTTGCGTTCCATAGTAGTTTTTCTAATTTTGATGCCAATTCCTCATAATTTTTGGCATCAGATTTGTGAAAATATTTGGTATTAACTAAAAACTCTGCAATGTCTTCTTTTGGAATTTGGAGCATGTAGGCATAAAATTCGTTTATTACTAGGCTATTAGACTTAATGTCATAGTCCTTGCTGTCTAAAAATTTGATCCAAGCTCTTTTATCTTTTTGAGGAACATTTTTATACCATAAAGCAGAGATTGCTTTACTAATATTAGCATCTGTAAAGAAATACATGTGTAAAATTTCATGCATGAATATTATCATTTGGGCTTCCCTTGATATAGTTGCATCTTCTGAGTAAGTGGCAAATGCAATATTCCTTGATTTATCTCTGACTTTTATTGTATTGTCTTCAATGTATGCTAGTTTGTTGTTTATAATAATGTTTCTTAATATGAGCTCTTCTTTGTTTAACTTGGTGTTTGATTTTTTAGCCATGTTGAAAAATGTAATTATATCCTCGAGTCTATAATTATGTCCGGCCCATCCTTTTTTATTTTCTAGTTCTTCGTTTGATAATATCCTTCCTCGAAAATTTTTCTTCTCCATAAAAAATGCCAATCTCTTAAGCATTAAAGATTGATCTTTTAGGTGTTTAAATTTTAATACGTATATTTCAGGTTTCACTATAAGGTTGAAGATTTCAAAAGAATCTCTTCTATAATTTTCTTTTTTATAGTTAAAAATAAACTTTAAATCAGAACTTATTGGTTTATTGATATCATAATAGTCATTTGTGTTGATATATCCAATTTCACTTATTTGAATCATCTTATTGTTTCTACTCAACCTTATTTCATCTTTTTCATTTACTAATGATGTGTATTTTGTGAAATTGGACAATGCTATTTTTTGAGATTCTTTCTCTGAATATAAATCCGAAATTATGGGATTTAATATTTTTTCTTGGGCTTTAAACCCTAGGATGGGAAAAGTATTCTTATCAAGATTAAATTCGATAGAATATTCATTTTTACTAATTGATACTTTTAGATTTTGGGGGTTTGTTTCTCCTATTTCCGTATCTGAGCTTCTTATTTCAATATTATTCAATACAATGGATGAAACATTAGCCACTTTGACATCTACTGTCAACTTTTCGTTTGAATTAATCAGCCTTGGAATCTTGTATGAATAAACACCGCCTTGATTAACAACTTCTATACTTGCGTTTTCATTTATCTGAAGGCCTGGCAAAAGGGTGCTTAACTTTTTATCATCGCACTGTACGATGATTCGACGACCCTCTCCTGTTCGCTCCACACCACCTGCATTCATCTCATAAAAACTTGCTAATGAAAACAATATCGTTAAGAATTTTTTCATTACCACACAAAAAAGAGAGAAACCAACAGGTCCCTCTCTAAAACATCCTCTAGGGGAGTCGAACCCCTCTTGCCAGGATGAAAACCTGGAGTCCTAACCGATAGACGAAGAGGACATAATGAGCTCAGTAGGACTCGAACCTACGACAAACGCCTTAAAAGGGCGCTGCTCTACCACCTGAGCTATGAGCCCCAGTAATAAATCAAATCCACCAAAGCCAATGGTACCATTCATTTAAAAATACGTCAACACAAGTACCCGGGTCTTTTGAGCTGCACAGGACTCGAACCTGTAACCGGCGGATTAAGAGTCCGACGCTCTACCACTTGAGCTAGCAGCCCTTTATTGTCAAACTAGTAAATAGGATAAGTCTTTATAAGTTCAATGTCAAGAATTATTACTACTTTTTTCGATATGTCAAGAATTATTACTACTTTCAATATCTTCTAGCAACTTTTTTGCTTCTAAGTGATTGGGGTTTAAGTTTAGCAATGTTGTCAGAGTTTTTCTTGCTAAAATTTTGTTTTTTGAGCTAATTCTTGCCTTTGAAAGTTTTAACAGCAAATTTTGGTTATTTGGCAAGAATCTTAGAGCGTTCTCATATGAAAAATCGGATTCATTGTATCTTTCAAGTTTGTAGAAAGAATCTGCCATTAAGTTGTATACCTTCATTATTCTTGCTCCATTTGGATCAAGGCCAATGTATTCTTGAAAATATTTGAGTGCGTTTTTGTATTGCTTTTGGAAAAAATAAGACTCTCCCAACGCTTGAATTATCCTTGAATCATATCTTTTTATTGCAAGCCCTTTAACAGATTCCAGTTCGGCTCTCTTGTATTCACCTGCTCCTATTAGACTCCACACAAGTATTACCCTTGCATCCAAATTGGTTGGGTTCCGATTTAATTCTTCTTGAGTATTTATAATAGCCTCTTGAAACCTGCCTTCTCTGTACAATAAAAGCGAATCCTCCCTATTCTGTGCAACCAAAAAACCCGAATATGAAAAGATAAGTAAGATCATCTTTAAGTAAAACATTTTCCCTATCATTCGACCTCCATTACACAATTCCCTTCAAATATTGCTCCTGAATCTATGAAAAGTTCTTTAGTTTTTATATTGCCAATTAATTTTCCAGTTTTGTAAATTTTTATAGCATCTAAGGCTTCAACACTGCCTTTCATTGTTCCATGAGTTAGGAAATTGTTGCATTTAATTTCCGCTTCCACATTAGCTTTTTCTCTTAAATACACTGAACTTGTAGATTTTATGAAGCCCTTAAGTAAGCCTTCAACTATTATTGGCTTATTACTTTCTATGTACCCCTCAAATTCGAAATTACCCCTTATTACATTCTGAGTATTACTTTCCTCAAATTCTAGACTGTCTACGCCCATCTTAACTCCCAAAAATGAATGCATACTGCATCCATTTTTGTCCTAAATATTAATACGCCACACTTTGCTTTCAGTCTCTTCTTTGCCCTAAAAACCTTAGCAGATATAGGAATAAGTTTATGAAATCTAGATAGAGCTTCAAGGAAGCTACAACTACCATCCTATTCTTAAGTTCAGTCCCATCCTCTAACATTCTGTTCATCTTAGAGATATTTTGAACATCATAAGCTGTTAAACCCGTGAACAATATTACTCCCATTATTGAGATTAAAAAATTAAGCCCCGAGCTTCTGAAGAAAATGTTGAAAACAGAAGCGATAATAATACCCCACAGCCCCATAACAAAGTAACTTCCCATTTTAGTAAGGTCTGTACTAGTCGTGTATCCGTAAAAGGACATTGCAAGGAAGGTTAGAGAAGTAATTCCGAAGGTATAAAAAACAGAACCTTGGGTGTATATTAGGAAAACAGAGGATAGTGTTACACCCGTTAACGCTGAGTACCCTAAAAAAAGAGCCGTTGCTGTACTACTTGATATTTTCTCAATTGCACCGCTTATTGCGTAAACAAGCCCAAACTGCACGAGTATTATTGCCATAAATGACATCGGGTTTGAGAAGATTATGGACCGCATAACCATATTCTCAGATGTTGTGTAGGCGAACACAGCAGATATTAGAAGACCAATCGCCATTAGTCCAAAAACCTGAGCTAAGAACTTGTTTTTTATTCTTATCTCCTGTTTATCTTGAGTTAATTCAAACATAATAGTTCCTCCTTTTATTTGTTTCCTTCATTAAATTTCCTACATAATTCATCAAATACCGAGCTTGGAACTTTACCATATCTTAAAAATTCCATTGAAAACTCAGCTTTTCCTTGTGTAGATGATCTTAAAACAGTGGAGAATCCAAACATTTCGCTTAAAGGTACCTCAGCTTCAACTTTTGAAAAACTCCCCTCTTCAAGAGATCCCAAGATTATACCTCTTCTTTGATTTAGAAGCCCAAACATGTTGCCCTGAAATTCTGTTGGGCCCTCAAGAGTTACTCTCATTATCGGTTCAAGTATAGTAGGTCTTGCTCTATTATAAGCTTCTCTGAAGGCCCCAAGCGCTGCGAGCTGGAACGCAATATCAGATGAGTCTACAATGTGGTATTGCCCATCGTTAATTGTAACCTTAATGCCTACAATCGGGAAACCGATTAAGGTACCCTTTTCCATAGCTTTTTGGAATCCCTTATCACATGATGGAATATATTCCGTTGGAATTACTCCACCCTTTATGAGGTTTACAAATTCGTAAGTCTGTTCCTCTGTGTCAAGCGGTTCCATAAACCCAGCTACTCTTCCAAATTGACCTGCTCCTCCTGACTGCTTCTTGTGTGTATAATCAAACTCTGCCCTTTCCGTGATAGTTTCTCTGTATGCGACCTGAGGCATTCCCGTATCAACCTCTGCTTTAAATTCTCTCTTCATCCTCTCAATGTAGACCTCTAAATGCAACTCTCCCATTCCCTGTATTATCGTTTCACTTGACTCGGGGTCCACATAGGTCTTAAACGTAGGATCCTCTTTAGTAAACCTTCCAAGAGCCTTGGCCATGTTATCGGCTGATTTCTTATCCCTAGGCTTAACAGAAAGAGATATTACCGGAGCTGGAATATACATTGATGTCATTGAGTAATTAATCGAGGGATCACAAAAAGTATCCCCCGAAGCACATTCTATTCCAAATAGGGCTACAATATCCCCGCTACATCCAAATTCAATATCTTCAGTATTATCGGCATGCATTCTAATAAGTCTTCCAACTTTAAACTTCCTAGAAGTTCTTGAGTTAATAAGTTCTTGTCCCTTTTTTAAAATTCCTTGGTATATTCTGACATAAGTCAATTGTCCATACTGACCATCTTCTAACTTGAATGCAAGAGCCACAGTGGACAAGCTATCGTCCGTTTTAAGATTAACTTCTTTTTCATTATCGTTTATGTCAAGCGCCACATTCTTAATATCATGTGGAGAAGGCAAAAACTTAGTTACAGCGTCAAGTAAAAGTTGAACTCCCTTGTTCTTGTAAGCGGAACCCATAAATACAGGACATAGCTTTAAAGCCAAAGTACCAGCTCTAATAGCGTCGCATATCACCGCCTCACTAACACCTTTTCCTTCCATATGAAGTTCCATGAGCTCGTCGCTAAAGTCAGCCAAAGCATCAAGCATTATTTCTCGTTTTTCTTTTGCCTCATTTAACAGTTCAGCAGGAATCTCCTTTTCTATGATTTCCGTTCCATCTTTTCCTTCAAAGTAGTAAGCCTTCATCAGTATGAGATCTACAACCCCAAGATGCTTATCTTCAAGTCCAATAGGAATTTGCATTAAAACAGAGTTTAGGTCAAGCTTTTCTCTGAGTTGATCTTTTACATTATGAGGATTTGCCCCAGTCTTATCGCATTTATTTACAAATGCAAGACGTGGCACATTGTATCTCTTCAACTGTCTGTCAACCGTAATCGATTGAGACTGAACGCCTGCTACAGAGTCAAGGACCAGTATAGCTCCATCCAAAACCCTAAGGGAACGTTCAACTTCAATAGTAAAATCAACGTGACCCGGAGTATCAATGATGTTTATCGGATGTCCTTTCCATTCAACGTGAGTTGCAGCCGATGCTATTGTAATTCCTCTTTCTCTTTCAAGTTCCATCGAATCCATTGTTGCTCCAACTCCATCCTTTCCTTTAACTTCATGAATAGCGTGGATTTTGTTACAATAAAAAAGAATACGTTCTGTAAGTGTAGTCTTTCCTGAATCAATGTGAGCACTGATACCTATGTTTCGCAGTTTTTTATAGTCCATGGGATGCTTTCCCTCCTAAGTTTGTGTATATAGAACACTAATTCCCCTAGCCATTCTACATGATTTTTTTCAAAAAATCTATTTCGGTTGTGTCAAGTAATTTCGATTTAAGACTTAAATTATCCAAAAGCGAAATACGCTTTCTGGTTGTGCTTAAAGGGTTTCATTGCTAGTCTGTGCTGATCTGTTGGGGCTTGTGGGTGGTTGAGGAGCCACTGTTATATTGGTTGATTTACTTCTGGGATCCCTTGACTAAGCTTTATCCAGTGTAATACAATCATGTACAAGGAATATATCATTTAGTAAATTTTGATTTTATTGATTAAAAGTTCTCATATTTAATGAATTTACTCTTTCTTTACTTTATAGTTTTATACTCCTAAGAACAATCATTTGGAGGGTATAAGTTTGAATACTTTAACAATATCTCATGAGTTGAGCAAAATAAGTCAGGTCGATTACGATTCCGCCTTGTCGGAGCTTTCGGTGTTTTTCAAAGATGGTAGGGCTTATAAGTATTTTAAGATTGAGCCAAGGCATTTTAGTGTAATATCTAAACTTGTTCAAGAGAGAAAATCGGTTGGCAAGTACTTAACGGAACATATTTTCAACAAATATGATCAAGAAAAGCTTTAATTTAATTATTTAGTGGAAAAGGGCTCCGTGTATTGGGGGTCCTTTTTTATTTGCTTATTTGCATTTAAATGCTAGCTTGATTTTTAAAATAAAGACTTTAAAGATAATTGGTTGAGTTTTGTCAGCATAATATGTATAATTAAAGGGGTTAATTTTATATTTTAAATGTGTTAAAGGAGGAAGATATGAAAAGGTTTTTGATTGTCTTGAGTTTGTTTTCTGTGTGTTCAGACAACTTTTGCTAAGGTCTTTTACTTCTCAGCAGGCGTTAATTTTCAGACTAGTCTTGAGTCGTTTTTTTTGTTCAATAAAGACACGGGTACGGTGCTTGACAATTGGTTGAGTATGCGGTTTTTCTCTATCTTGAAGGATTTTAAGAGGAAGGCTATGCCTCGCTTTAATGTTCTTGTTAACAGTGCTACTGCTGTTTACAATTCTTATCGGGGAAATTACAATGCTATTATTAGCTTGCCTGATAGGTTGAAAGCAATGCAGATAGCAGATGTTTTTGAACTGGATTTGTCTTCTTTAAAGGATGTGAGGTCTATTTTAGCTAATGCCCATCAGCTTAGAGATACTTTTTTAAAGTTAAGTAAATTAGATGTTGGGACTTTAATTGAAAGGTTAGATGGAGTTAGTGGAATTGGCATTAAAAAGTTTATGATGCAGTTAGGAGAGACGACTAAACATGCTGTTGAATTAAAGGAAATGGTATTTGACCAGTTGGGCGAGTTTGGAGTTGGTAGTTCGGATGATGTTTTTGCATTGTTGGATGGAATTTCTACTCCGGGAAATGCTTTAAACGATGCTTTAAGGAAAAAGTTGTCACCTTTGTTTAGTACTGGTCTTCAGGGATATTTTCAAGTTGGACTTCCTATTGTGGACAGTGATTTTTATTTTGGGTTTGAGCTTGGATTTGGTATGAATTTTGGAAGAATGATTGTGCCTAATGCTAGACTTTTAAGAGATTCTTCGTCCGATAATTTGGGGTTTGGAGTAATGCCAAGACTTTTTGCCAAGTATGATATCTATTATTTAGCTGCTACCCTTTTTACGGGCTTTGGTGATAAATCTTTGGTAACAGATCCTGTTTATGTTGGAAATTTGGGTAATGAGAATAAGATAACTAGTCCTTTCAATGTTATTGAGACCGGATTTAGAATAAGATTGGCATTTCTTAATTTGGAAACATCGGTATTGTTTTCTGTTAGTGATTTTAAATATAGGGACCTGAGACTTGGACTTGGGTTTGAGATTCCAATCATTATTTAGGTTTTTGTGTTTGATTGGTGTTAAATTTTAATTTATAATGTTTGTCCTAAGTGGACAAACTTTGTGTTTTTATGTATAAGGTGTTCTTTTTTTTTCCTCTTTGTTTAGTGTTATCATGCAGTACTCTTTCTAGAGAATATCAGGCCATCTCAGATGAGTACTATAAACTTGCCAAATTGAATGAGGAGCTTGGGAACAATCAAGCATCTGTATCACTTTATGAGAGGTCTATTAAATTTAATTTAAATTTAAATAATGCATCTAGCTATAATTTTGTTTTAGCTTATATAAATTTAAAAAAATATGATGAGGCTGAGTCTAGCCTTGCGTCTTTATTGGAGAGTGATCCTGACAATATTTTATTGATCAATTTAAAAGCTTACTTGTTTTTAAGGAAGAATAGTTTGGATGAGTCTTTAAAATTTTATTTAAAGACTCTAGAAAGTGCTCCTGCTAATAAGGAAGCGTTGTTTAATGTCTTCTACATCTATCATTTAAGAAATGATAAGGAAAATACAAAAAAATACATATTAAAGTATAGAGAATTAAATTATCCTGTCCCTTCCAGTGCAAGTGATATAGTCTCTTCCATCTTAGAGAATTGATTCTAAAAATGGTTTTTGTGGTATAATGGGCCAATATTTGTTACAACTGCTCTTGTACTAAAAGTTTAGGGTTTAGTATCAGAGTTTGTTTAGATATTTTTGGAGGTTTAACTAACATGAGAGTAAGGGTTTTATTTTTAGGTTTGTTTATGCTTGTTTCTGTCAATAGTTTTTCGGACACCACTTTTGAACTTAATCTTGGATTTGGAGTAGACATACCGGTTAGTGTTATTTCAAATTTTTATAATACGGCTTTAGATTTGGGAGAGAAGCTGAAGAAGGACGTGAGTTCCGTAGAGAGAGAGGAAATAGTTCGAAGTTTTTCGGATATGGTTAATGTGTCTAAGACTGGTTTAAGTTATGGAGGCCATGCTCAAATGGGAGCAAGATTTGATGATCTTTTGTCACTTGGGCTTGAACTTGGATTTGATTTGAATTTATTTAAGGCAATAAGTCGTGAGGGACAATTGAATGATAGCTTTTCATTTATTGGAGCATTAGAGCCCAGATTTTATACAAGATTAGATTTTTTTATTGGTGCTGTTGCATTATTTACTGGACCTAGATTGAATGTGGCTACTGGTGTTAAAGATTCTATTTTGGATGATCTTGGTGTGTTTGCTTGGGATTTAGGAGGGAGGGCTGTACTTTCTTTCTTAATGCTTGAGGTGTATTATAGTTGGAACATTAAGAACAATGTATTTTCTGACTTAAAGGTTGGATTGGGGCTCGAGTTTGGAATTATATAGATCGCAGCATAGCTAATAATTGGTTTTGGGGTGTAGGTGGTTGTTTGGTGCAATTTCCTCACCCAAGTGTATGGTCCGTTTGTTAAGGGTTTTCGTTGGTCTTTTGTGTATTTTGGTTGATTTAATGTAGAATAGAAGAAGTGTTTTTGTTTAAGTGGGGAGTTTTCGAAATTGAGTCTGCTTATTAAGAAGTCGATAGGAATTGTTGCTTGTCCTGGTGGGAAGGTGTTTGCTGGTAAAATCATTGGAGAGCTTAGAAAGATATTTCTGCATGCTGAAAGACAGGTTGTTGAAAAAATTTCTAAAACTTCTAGTTGTTTGAAGGAAGATATTTTAAAGCTTGAGGGAATCTTGCCTCCTTTTTTGGAAGGGCTTGAATTTTCTAACATAGGGGTTGATGAAGACATGTCGATTCCTGTGAAGTTCGTCAAATTTGCCAATGGTGAATTTAAGTCAGAGATCTTAAAGACCATAAGAGATAGAGATATTTTTATTGTTCAGGATGTTTCTAACACATTTCCAGTTGATGTAAATGGAAATGAAAAAGTAGTCATGACAATCAATGACCATATGATGAATTTAATGACTACAGTAGATGCATGTATTCAGGCTAAAGCGAATTCTGTAAGTGTTATCGTTCCTTCTTATCCTTACTCAAGACAGGATAAAAAACATTCAAGAGAGGGACTAACGGCAAGTCTCTTTGGGAGATTTTTAGAAGAGTTGGGAGTTAAACATATTTTAACATTAGATATTCATTCAAAATCCATTGAGAATGTTTTCAGAAGGTCGTATTTTGAAAATTTGAATGTATCTTACGAAATTTTTGAAGTTTTAGCCGATCTGATAGACATTAAAGATTTAAATTTGGTAGTTGTTTCTCCCGATACAGGGGCTGTTAATAGAAATAAGTTTTTCGCATCTAGTCTTAAGAGGCCTTTAG
The sequence above is drawn from the Borrelia sp. RT5S genome and encodes:
- a CDS encoding polymer-forming cytoskeletal protein, with protein sequence MGVDSLEFEESNTQNVIRGNFEFEGYIESNKPIIVEGLLKGFIKSTSSVYLREKANVEAEIKCNNFLTHGTMKGSVEALDAIKIYKTGKLIGNIKTKELFIDSGAIFEGNCVMEVE
- a CDS encoding pitrilysin family protein; this translates as MKYRDVSKMFKFIVLILVFLLLSCAPTKLRTDKNLVSGQLENGFRYYVYANKTPEKAVYMGILFNVGSLHEEEHERGLAHYLEHMAFKGTEDYPGGEGILKVLKKFGMAFGADINAYTTFDKTYYSLDLPDGNNEEEVDEALNVLKNWASQMELDEVEIEKERNIIIEEKKRGERYPNRIIEKIFKFILGGSKYVDRFPIGLEDRILSFKSGDFKEFYKKWYRPELTSVIIVGDIEPNRIEKKIKEKFSSFKKPEGEIGKIKINLDTVMNEKFASIEDFEKPFPGMAFIKKDNYDISPTSSYIKKKVEQALLNNLFANRFAELKTSGINYFMSFDKQASPLRSDDKYILIDQISVDLNPEYLKEGIEEFFYQFERIKKFGFTQGEVDKVKSQLVSSYKLNKDNIEKRNSSTIVDVLVEVASGGTDLLDMHEYYDIAVDHLDKISLSTITGFAKNEAYVSDSAIIYSYSNKSHLGLTLEEIQGIQKLALGREIAPYEDVSIQGKFLKEDLESRDIIDEKEFFGGVSSFTLDNGVEVYFKHNEHKKNVVALQASSWGGLSNEDSDLIPVLDLAPSLVANSGYGDYSQLQVEKYLADKVVSLSPAINFQKTSISGSSEVKNLKTLFELIYFTFQEPKIDDIVLQNTINDIRAVIKSNENNSKYLFRRAVRGFYSNDDYRHRDIRESDLNNMTKEILLNFYKKRFTYANNFKFVFVGDVDLDTIKTLSRKYLGNLNSKKMDEFKDLDYSYKKDSDRIVIKKGEDSSSVVHVFYPFEFNYTPGNVLNYEALTSLLTDGLIKHIRRDMSSVYSINAYFDYSIRKYKHSDGFVVVNFTVEPRVLDDVLKSVNEYMLERQKTDYTEEDFDYVKKNIIKEEEIKFQSNLHWCSSILDLVLRTGTFEDTMSATFIENNLNRDTINSLLKKINFEQKTEIVLVPEKE
- the fusA gene encoding elongation factor G; amino-acid sequence: MDYKKLRNIGISAHIDSGKTTLTERILFYCNKIHAIHEVKGKDGVGATMDSMELERERGITIASAATHVEWKGHPINIIDTPGHVDFTIEVERSLRVLDGAILVLDSVAGVQSQSITVDRQLKRYNVPRLAFVNKCDKTGANPHNVKDQLREKLDLNSVLMQIPIGLEDKHLGVVDLILMKAYYFEGKDGTEIIEKEIPAELLNEAKEKREIMLDALADFSDELMELHMEGKGVSEAVICDAIRAGTLALKLCPVFMGSAYKNKGVQLLLDAVTKFLPSPHDIKNVALDINDNEKEVNLKTDDSLSTVALAFKLEDGQYGQLTYVRIYQGILKKGQELINSRTSRKFKVGRLIRMHADNTEDIEFGCSGDIVALFGIECASGDTFCDPSINYSMTSMYIPAPVISLSVKPRDKKSADNMAKALGRFTKEDPTFKTYVDPESSETIIQGMGELHLEVYIERMKREFKAEVDTGMPQVAYRETITERAEFDYTHKKQSGGAGQFGRVAGFMEPLDTEEQTYEFVNLIKGGVIPTEYIPSCDKGFQKAMEKGTLIGFPIVGIKVTINDGQYHIVDSSDIAFQLAALGAFREAYNRARPTILEPIMRVTLEGPTEFQGNMFGLLNQRRGIILGSLEEGSFSKVEAEVPLSEMFGFSTVLRSSTQGKAEFSMEFLRYGKVPSSVFDELCRKFNEGNK
- a CDS encoding Bax inhibitor-1/YccA family protein, which gives rise to MFELTQDKQEIRIKNKFLAQVFGLMAIGLLISAVFAYTTSENMVMRSIIFSNPMSFMAIILVQFGLVYAISGAIEKISSSTATALFLGYSALTGVTLSSVFLIYTQGSVFYTFGITSLTFLAMSFYGYTTSTDLTKMGSYFVMGLWGIIIASVFNIFFRSSGLNFLISIMGVILFTGLTAYDVQNISKMNRMLEDGTELKNRMVVVASLKLYLDFINLFLYLLRFLGQRRD
- a CDS encoding KTSC domain-containing protein; translated protein: MNTLTISHELSKISQVDYDSALSELSVFFKDGRAYKYFKIEPRHFSVISKLVQERKSVGKYLTEHIFNKYDQEKL
- a CDS encoding tetratricopeptide repeat protein: MIGKMFYLKMILLIFSYSGFLVAQNREDSLLLYREGRFQEAIINTQEELNRNPTNLDARVILVWSLIGAGEYKRAELESVKGLAIKRYDSRIIQALGESYFFQKQYKNALKYFQEYIGLDPNGARIMKVYNLMADSFYKLERYNESDFSYENALRFLPNNQNLLLKLSKARISSKNKILARKTLTTLLNLNPNHLEAKKLLEDIESSNNS